One window of Paenibacillus sp. FSL K6-3182 genomic DNA carries:
- a CDS encoding sugar ABC transporter permease has protein sequence MNVNEAVVRKRQGSGKARRQRALFLFLAVAPSLLGYILFTLYPNVLSVYYSLLDWDGLTDAKYVGFDNYVHMVKDQFVWRALYHNLLYMIIAPGLIVFISLLLAYLLNNKTYKENSMYKVIYFFTNVLSAVVIALLWSFIFDGSFGMLNGLLELIGLNMNDFYWLGDTRTAFWALVLPMVWGGVGLYVVIFINAISSIPKSLYEAAHLEGARPMTILFLITIPLIRGVIRVCVVFAVLGSIKGFEIIMILTNGGPEGSTDVIGLYMFNLAFGKEYHNYGYASAIGMFLFVILVGAKLIIDKLYPDDPVEY, from the coding sequence ATGAATGTCAATGAAGCCGTCGTGCGAAAGCGGCAGGGATCCGGTAAGGCTAGAAGACAGCGCGCTTTGTTCTTGTTCCTTGCGGTTGCTCCATCGCTGCTTGGTTATATTTTGTTCACCCTGTATCCGAATGTGCTGTCGGTTTATTACTCCCTATTGGATTGGGATGGATTAACGGATGCCAAGTATGTAGGGTTCGATAACTATGTCCATATGGTTAAGGATCAATTCGTCTGGCGCGCTTTGTACCATAACTTGTTATATATGATTATCGCTCCCGGGCTTATTGTTTTCATTTCATTGCTATTGGCCTATTTGTTGAATAATAAGACATATAAAGAAAATTCGATGTATAAAGTAATTTATTTTTTTACGAACGTTTTGTCAGCTGTCGTTATTGCGTTGCTCTGGTCGTTTATCTTCGATGGAAGCTTCGGGATGCTGAATGGTCTGCTGGAACTGATCGGCTTGAACATGAATGATTTCTACTGGCTTGGAGACACAAGAACGGCCTTCTGGGCGTTGGTATTGCCGATGGTATGGGGCGGAGTTGGACTTTACGTCGTCATTTTCATTAATGCAATCAGCAGTATACCTAAATCTCTGTATGAGGCGGCTCATCTTGAGGGCGCTCGTCCGATGACTATCCTCTTCCTGATTACAATTCCACTAATCCGCGGTGTTATCCGGGTATGTGTTGTATTCGCGGTATTGGGTTCGATTAAGGGCTTCGAGATCATCATGATCTTGACGAATGGCGGGCCGGAAGGTTCCACAGACGTTATTGGGCTGTATATGTTTAATCTCGCATTTGGCAAAGAATATCATAATTACGGTTACGCTTCCGCTATCGGGATGTTCCTCTTCGTCATTCTGGTTGGAGCAAAACTAATTATTGATAAACTATATCCGGATGATCCTGTCGAGTATTAG